From Elusimicrobiota bacterium, a single genomic window includes:
- a CDS encoding Mor transcription activator family protein, with protein sequence MEIKEIIGEKIYKELRKKFGGQEIYIPKIGNPGGKRTYHEGRNNKIRLLKMNNPKKWTNVRLAKKFNLTVRRIQQILRSDRFY encoded by the coding sequence GTGGAAATAAAAGAAATCATAGGAGAAAAAATATATAAAGAACTCCGAAAAAAATTTGGGGGACAAGAAATTTATATACCCAAGATCGGCAATCCCGGTGGTAAAAGAACTTATCACGAAGGAAGGAATAATAAAATCAGATTGCTAAAAATGAACAATCCCAAAAAATGGACAAATGTCAGATTAGCAAAAAAATTCAACCTTACTGTCCGCCGTATCCAACAGATTTTGCGGTCGGATAGGTTCTATTGA